One window of Mesorhizobium sp. PAMC28654 genomic DNA carries:
- a CDS encoding malonate--CoA ligase, with protein sequence MSNHLFDAFRSRMPAADRLLLEADDGRSLTYGDMLARSAQLAHALLQLDVEPGDRIAVQVEKSPEALLLYLACVRAGAVFLPLNTAYTLTELGYFFEDAEPRVIVCDPARAADIGRLVEASGAVVVTLDRNGRGSLTDQASRQSSDFHDVERGADDLAAILYTSGTTGRSKGAMLSHENLASNARVLVDQWRFTSGDVLVHALPIFHTHGLFVATNVILMAGASMLFEQKFDPARTVSLLPRATTLMGVPTFYVRLLQQAALDHESSKTIRLFISGSAPLLAETHKAWRERTGHAILERYGMTETNMNTSNPYEGERRAGTVGFPLPGVALRIADPDGGGTLAQAEVGMIEVKGPNVFGGYWRMPEKTKAEFRGDGFFITGDLGIIDADGYVHIVGRGKDLIISGGYNIYPKELESEIDALDGVSESAVIGVAHPDFGEGVTAVVVRSPASTITAAEILGAIAERVAKYKHPKRVIFVDELPRNTMGKVQKNLLRDAYKDLYAS encoded by the coding sequence ATGAGCAATCACCTGTTCGACGCTTTCCGCTCCCGGATGCCCGCAGCCGATCGTCTTTTGCTGGAGGCGGATGACGGCCGCTCGCTCACCTATGGCGACATGCTGGCGCGATCGGCGCAGCTGGCGCATGCGCTCCTGCAACTGGATGTCGAGCCGGGCGACCGGATCGCCGTTCAGGTCGAGAAAAGCCCCGAGGCGTTGCTGCTCTATCTTGCCTGCGTGCGGGCAGGCGCCGTCTTCCTGCCGCTCAACACCGCCTACACGCTGACGGAACTCGGATATTTCTTCGAGGACGCCGAACCGCGCGTCATCGTCTGCGATCCGGCAAGGGCTGCCGACATCGGGCGCCTGGTCGAGGCATCCGGCGCCGTCGTGGTCACGCTCGACCGCAATGGCCGGGGGTCGCTGACGGACCAGGCATCAAGGCAATCTTCGGACTTCCACGATGTCGAGCGGGGCGCGGACGATCTCGCGGCGATCCTCTATACGTCGGGAACGACCGGCCGTTCGAAAGGCGCCATGCTCAGCCATGAGAACCTGGCTTCGAACGCGCGCGTGCTGGTCGACCAGTGGCGCTTCACGAGCGGCGATGTGCTGGTCCACGCGCTGCCGATCTTCCATACGCACGGGCTGTTCGTCGCCACCAACGTCATCCTGATGGCCGGCGCCTCAATGCTGTTCGAGCAGAAATTCGACCCGGCCCGCACCGTCTCGCTGCTGCCGCGCGCCACTACCCTGATGGGCGTCCCCACGTTCTATGTACGACTGCTGCAGCAGGCGGCCCTCGATCACGAGTCATCGAAGACCATCCGGCTGTTCATTTCCGGATCGGCGCCGCTGCTGGCCGAGACGCACAAGGCATGGCGCGAGCGCACCGGCCACGCGATCCTCGAGCGCTACGGCATGACCGAGACCAACATGAACACGTCGAACCCCTATGAGGGCGAACGGCGCGCCGGCACGGTCGGCTTCCCCTTGCCCGGCGTGGCACTGCGCATCGCCGATCCCGACGGCGGTGGAACGCTTGCCCAAGCGGAGGTCGGCATGATCGAGGTGAAAGGCCCGAACGTGTTCGGCGGTTATTGGCGCATGCCGGAAAAGACCAAGGCCGAATTTCGCGGCGACGGCTTCTTCATCACCGGCGATCTCGGCATCATCGACGCCGACGGCTATGTCCACATTGTCGGGCGCGGCAAGGACCTGATCATTTCCGGCGGCTACAACATCTATCCGAAAGAACTTGAGAGCGAGATCGACGCGCTCGACGGGGTCAGCGAAAGCGCGGTCATCGGCGTCGCCCATCCTGATTTCGGCGAAGGCGTCACGGCGGTCGTGGTACGGTCGCCGGCCTCGACGATCACCGCCGCCGAAATCCTCGGCGCCATCGCCGAACGGGTGGCGAAATACAAGCATCCGAAGCGGGTGATCTTCGTCGACGAGTTACCGCGCAACACGATGGGCAAAGTGCAGAAGAATCTCTTGCGCGACGCCTACAAGGACCTCTACGCATCGTAG
- a CDS encoding SIS domain-containing protein, translating to MTTGITHMRREIEEIPEAVARLLDGSGAALTDAGRGIRERDPHFVVTVARGSSDHAATFMKYAVELTAGLAVASVGPSIASIYGAKLRLNGSACLAISQSGKSPDIVAMAEAAKAGGALTVAITNTADSPLARASDYSIDILAGPERSVAATKTFINSAVAGLALMAHSTGDDALLAALARLPEHFRKAIACDWMSVLAETIEKQKSLFILGRGPSAAMANEAALKFKETCGMHAEAYSAAEVMHGPLALIGPDFPVLALAARDASEPSVAEAADSLAAKGAPVFVTSALANRATRLPHVATGHPLTDPLTLIVSFYMFVEAFARHRGLDPDTPRNLRKVTETV from the coding sequence ATGACAACAGGGATCACCCATATGCGCCGCGAGATCGAGGAGATCCCGGAGGCCGTCGCCCGCCTGCTCGACGGCTCCGGAGCAGCGCTGACGGACGCCGGTCGCGGTATCCGCGAACGCGACCCGCATTTTGTCGTTACCGTGGCGCGCGGCTCCTCCGACCATGCCGCCACCTTCATGAAATATGCCGTGGAGCTCACCGCCGGTCTTGCGGTCGCTTCAGTCGGCCCGTCGATCGCTTCGATCTATGGCGCCAAGCTCAGGCTCAACGGTTCCGCGTGCCTGGCGATCTCGCAGTCGGGCAAGAGCCCGGACATCGTAGCCATGGCGGAAGCGGCAAAGGCCGGCGGCGCATTGACCGTCGCCATCACCAACACCGCCGACTCCCCGCTGGCGCGTGCGTCGGACTATTCCATCGACATCCTGGCCGGACCCGAGCGCAGCGTGGCGGCGACCAAGACCTTCATCAATTCCGCAGTCGCCGGCCTTGCCTTGATGGCGCACTCCACCGGCGACGATGCGCTGCTGGCTGCACTTGCCCGCTTGCCCGAGCATTTCCGCAAGGCGATCGCCTGTGACTGGATGAGCGTGCTGGCCGAGACGATCGAGAAGCAGAAGTCGCTGTTTATCCTGGGCCGCGGCCCGTCGGCGGCGATGGCCAACGAGGCGGCGCTGAAATTCAAGGAAACCTGCGGCATGCATGCCGAGGCCTATAGTGCGGCCGAAGTCATGCATGGCCCGCTGGCGCTGATCGGCCCGGACTTTCCGGTGCTGGCGCTGGCCGCGCGCGACGCTTCCGAACCGTCCGTCGCCGAGGCCGCCGACAGCCTGGCGGCCAAGGGCGCACCGGTGTTCGTCACCTCAGCGCTTGCCAATCGCGCCACGCGCCTGCCGCATGTCGCCACCGGACACCCGCTGACCGATCCGTTGACGCTGATCGTCTCCTTCTACATGTTCGTCGAGGCCTTCGCCCGCCATCGCGGCCTCGATCCGGACACGCCGCGCAATCTTCGCAAGGTGACGGAAACAGTATGA
- a CDS encoding NAD(P)/FAD-dependent oxidoreductase, translating to MHEVDCVVAGAGVVGLAIARALALSGNSVLVIEKADAIGTGTSARNSEVIHAGIYYEPNSLKARLCVEGRERLYAYCRDRNIGHARTGKLIVAVEPVQLDRLSAIRTNAERSGVADLELLTRAQAQNLEPALNCAGALLSPSTGIIDGHALMLSLRGDAEAAGASFAFLTTVTGAAAGPDGIEIRTQDADGEPFALQAGALINAAGLDAQALASCIDGFPQDRIPPLWLARGNYFSLSGRSPFSRLIYPVPVDGGLGVHLTLDLAGSARFGPDVEWVDSVDYTVDPVRGAVFHDEIRRYWPELTDEALQPAYAGIRPKLSGPGQSAADFMIQGPPDHGAGRLINLFGIESPGLTASLAIADHVVELLDAP from the coding sequence ATGCACGAAGTCGACTGCGTTGTCGCCGGAGCGGGTGTCGTCGGCCTCGCCATTGCCAGGGCGCTTGCTCTGTCAGGGAACTCGGTGCTGGTGATCGAAAAGGCTGATGCCATCGGCACCGGCACAAGTGCGCGCAACTCCGAAGTCATCCACGCCGGTATCTACTACGAACCAAACAGCCTGAAAGCCCGGCTGTGCGTTGAAGGGCGGGAACGGCTCTACGCCTACTGCCGTGACCGAAACATCGGACACGCGCGCACCGGCAAGCTCATCGTCGCCGTCGAGCCCGTGCAACTCGACAGACTGTCGGCGATCCGGACCAATGCGGAACGCTCCGGCGTCGCCGACCTCGAATTGCTGACACGTGCGCAGGCACAAAACCTAGAACCCGCGCTGAACTGCGCCGGCGCGTTGCTGTCTCCTTCCACCGGCATCATCGACGGCCACGCGCTGATGCTGTCGCTGCGCGGCGATGCGGAAGCCGCTGGCGCATCATTTGCGTTCCTCACCACCGTTACAGGCGCCGCCGCCGGGCCCGACGGGATCGAAATCCGCACGCAGGATGCCGATGGCGAACCCTTCGCATTGCAGGCAGGCGCCCTCATCAACGCCGCCGGCCTGGACGCGCAGGCGTTGGCCAGTTGCATTGACGGCTTTCCGCAAGACCGCATTCCGCCCTTGTGGCTGGCACGCGGAAACTACTTTTCTCTTTCAGGCCGCTCGCCTTTTTCGCGGCTGATCTATCCGGTGCCTGTCGATGGCGGGCTCGGCGTCCATCTGACCCTCGATCTTGCCGGCAGCGCGCGCTTCGGTCCGGATGTCGAATGGGTCGACAGCGTGGACTACACGGTCGATCCCGTTCGAGGTGCGGTCTTCCACGACGAAATCAGGCGCTACTGGCCCGAGCTCACCGACGAAGCCCTGCAGCCGGCCTATGCCGGCATTAGGCCGAAACTGTCCGGTCCCGGCCAATCTGCCGCCGATTTCATGATCCAGGGACCTCCCGATCACGGCGCTGGCCGGCTCATCAATCTGTTCGGCATCGAGAGTCCAGGCCTGACGGCAAGCCTGGCGATCGCCGATCACGTCGTCGAGTTGCTTGATGCGCCATGA
- the rpe gene encoding ribulose-phosphate 3-epimerase: MSKKTLIAPSVLASDFSKLGDEVEAVAAAGADWIHLDVMDGHFVPNITFGPPVIKAIRNRTKAFFDCHLMIAPADPYLAAFAEAGCDGMTVHAEAGPHLDRSLQTIRNLGKKAGVSLNPATPESAIEYVLDRLDLILIMTVNPGFGGQAFIPGIVEKVKRVKALIGDRPIHIEIDGGVSAETAPLVTAAGANVLVAGAAVFKGGSVEAYRANIEAIRSAADSAAS, from the coding sequence ATGAGCAAGAAAACCCTGATCGCACCCTCGGTGCTGGCGTCGGATTTTTCGAAGCTCGGCGATGAAGTGGAAGCGGTGGCGGCGGCCGGCGCAGACTGGATCCATCTCGACGTGATGGACGGGCATTTCGTACCGAACATCACGTTCGGCCCGCCGGTGATCAAGGCGATCCGCAACCGCACCAAGGCATTCTTCGACTGCCATCTGATGATTGCGCCTGCCGATCCGTATCTGGCCGCCTTTGCCGAGGCCGGCTGCGACGGCATGACGGTTCATGCCGAGGCCGGACCGCATCTCGACCGCTCGCTGCAGACAATCCGCAACCTCGGCAAGAAGGCCGGCGTGTCGCTCAACCCGGCGACGCCGGAAAGCGCCATCGAATATGTGCTCGACCGGCTCGACCTGATCCTGATCATGACCGTCAATCCGGGCTTCGGCGGCCAGGCTTTCATCCCGGGCATCGTCGAGAAGGTGAAGCGGGTGAAAGCATTGATCGGCGACCGCCCCATCCATATCGAGATCGACGGCGGCGTTTCCGCCGAAACCGCACCGCTGGTCACCGCCGCCGGCGCCAACGTCCTGGTGGCGGGCGCCGCCGTCTTCAAGGGCGGCAGCGTCGAGGCGTATCGGGCGAACATCGAGGCCATCAGGTCAGCGGCCGACAGCGCGGCAAGCTGA
- the nagA gene encoding N-acetylglucosamine-6-phosphate deacetylase — MSERFSLTGARIFDGDDWHEAHALVVRDGLVEAILPAGAVPSDISKVDTGGGILAPGFVDLQVNGGGGVMLNDHPDVASIETICRAHAPFGTTALLATLITDTPGITAAAIAAGAQAARLKVPGFLGLHLEGPHLSIARKGAHDPKLIRPMTDADQASLIAARQQLPVLLTTIAPESVDPARVSALTKAGVVISLGHSDTGYAKARDFADAGASMVTHLFNAMSQIGNREPGLAGAAIDIDTLSAGIIADGIHVDPATMAIALRAKQGPAKIVLVTDAMATIGTDMTSFTLNGRTIFRKDGTLRLADGTLAGADLDMISAVRFVHRVIGLDLDEALRMASLYPAQAIGQSHRLGRFANGTAADIVVLSDDLDVKSVWIDGANVFKAGAKI, encoded by the coding sequence ATGAGCGAACGCTTTTCCCTGACTGGCGCCCGTATTTTCGACGGCGACGACTGGCATGAAGCCCATGCGCTTGTCGTGCGCGATGGCCTCGTCGAAGCCATCTTGCCTGCCGGCGCCGTCCCCTCCGATATCAGCAAGGTCGACACCGGCGGCGGCATCCTCGCGCCCGGCTTCGTCGACCTGCAGGTCAATGGCGGCGGCGGCGTCATGCTCAACGACCATCCCGACGTCGCCTCGATCGAAACCATCTGCCGGGCGCATGCGCCCTTCGGCACGACGGCGTTGCTGGCGACGCTGATCACTGACACGCCCGGGATCACCGCCGCCGCGATTGCCGCCGGGGCGCAAGCCGCGCGACTGAAGGTGCCGGGCTTCCTCGGCCTGCATCTCGAAGGCCCGCATCTGTCGATCGCCCGCAAAGGCGCGCATGACCCAAAGCTGATCAGACCGATGACGGATGCCGACCAGGCATCGCTGATCGCCGCGCGGCAACAGCTGCCTGTATTGCTGACGACGATCGCACCTGAATCCGTCGATCCTGCCCGTGTTTCCGCTCTCACGAAGGCGGGCGTTGTCATCAGCCTCGGCCATTCGGATACCGGCTATGCCAAGGCCCGCGACTTCGCCGATGCCGGGGCGTCGATGGTCACGCATCTGTTCAATGCCATGAGCCAGATCGGCAATCGCGAGCCGGGGCTTGCGGGTGCGGCGATCGATATAGACACCCTGTCCGCCGGCATCATCGCCGACGGCATTCATGTCGACCCTGCCACCATGGCGATCGCGCTCCGCGCCAAGCAGGGGCCGGCAAAAATTGTCCTGGTCACCGACGCCATGGCAACGATCGGCACCGACATGACCTCATTCACGCTCAACGGCCGTACCATTTTCCGCAAGGATGGCACCTTGCGGCTGGCCGACGGTACGCTGGCCGGCGCCGACCTCGACATGATCTCGGCCGTGCGCTTCGTCCACCGCGTCATCGGCCTCGATCTCGACGAGGCGTTGCGCATGGCCTCGCTCTATCCGGCGCAAGCGATCGGCCAGTCGCATCGGCTTGGGCGGTTCGCCAATGGCACCGCCGCCGACATCGTCGTGCTGTCGGATGACCTTGATGTCAAGAGCGTCTGGATCGACGGCGCCAACGTTTTCAAAGCGGGCGCGAAGATCTAG
- a CDS encoding GntR family transcriptional regulator has protein sequence MSEAADQIFATLKQSSQSGAPLYLQLRKSIEDAVNRGLIGPGDALPSERDIATKADISRVTVRKAVQDLVKGGILVQRHGSGTFVAPRMERVEQSLSRLTSFTEDMARRGMAVRSAWLDRGLYAPSPDEMMVLGLSSNELVARVARLRIANDTPLAIERASLSASVLPDPAGIGSSLYAALETTGNRPVRAVQRISAANLGDGDARLLEVPPGVAGLHIERISYLASGKVIEFTRSIYRGDAYDFVAELRLTGPSEEGRP, from the coding sequence ATGAGCGAGGCCGCCGACCAGATCTTCGCCACGCTGAAACAATCGTCGCAGAGCGGCGCGCCGCTCTATCTTCAGCTCCGCAAGAGCATCGAGGACGCCGTCAATCGCGGCCTGATCGGACCGGGGGACGCGCTGCCTTCCGAGCGTGACATCGCCACCAAGGCCGACATTTCGCGCGTCACCGTGCGCAAGGCGGTGCAGGACCTCGTCAAGGGCGGCATCCTCGTCCAGCGCCATGGCTCCGGCACCTTCGTCGCGCCGCGCATGGAACGCGTCGAGCAGTCGCTGTCGCGGCTGACCTCCTTCACCGAGGACATGGCCCGGCGCGGCATGGCGGTGCGCTCGGCCTGGCTCGACCGTGGCCTTTACGCCCCTTCGCCCGACGAGATGATGGTGCTCGGCCTGTCGTCGAACGAGCTCGTGGCGCGCGTGGCGCGCCTGCGCATCGCCAACGACACGCCGCTGGCGATCGAACGCGCCTCGCTGTCGGCCAGCGTGCTGCCCGATCCGGCGGGGATAGGTTCCTCGCTCTATGCGGCGCTTGAGACAACCGGAAACCGGCCGGTGCGTGCGGTGCAGCGCATTTCCGCCGCCAATCTCGGCGATGGTGACGCGCGCCTGCTCGAAGTGCCGCCCGGCGTCGCCGGCCTGCACATCGAGCGTATTTCCTATCTGGCGAGCGGCAAGGTGATCGAATTCACCCGCTCCATCTACAGGGGCGATGCCTATGATTTCGTCGCCGAACTGCGGCTGACAGGGCCGAGCGAAGAGGGTCGACCATGA
- a CDS encoding N-acetylglucosamine kinase: MNFVLGIDGGGTSCRAALATADGTVVGRAKSGAANIRTDLTGARSNIVEAARQAFIAAGQDPELIPRTPAILGLAGANVGTYRQQLEAILPFSISRVETDAEIALEGAVGSGDGAMAILGTGTAYMARRNGTSRAIGGWGFQVGDQGSGARIGRDLLEQTLLAYDGVREGSPLTQSMLAVFRDNPEDVVEFTTNAKPGDFGGFAPKVFEHAVKGDIVANWILDKSIADVEASLGALDLADDAPLCLLGGLAPLYAPRLSARYRALLKPPLDDALGGAVQMAARLFAKAEAAR, encoded by the coding sequence GTGAATTTCGTGCTCGGTATCGATGGCGGCGGCACCAGCTGCAGGGCCGCCCTGGCAACAGCGGACGGCACGGTCGTCGGTCGCGCCAAGAGCGGCGCCGCCAATATCCGTACTGACCTCACCGGCGCTCGGTCGAACATCGTCGAGGCGGCGCGGCAGGCATTCATCGCCGCCGGCCAGGATCCGGAATTGATCCCGCGAACCCCTGCCATTCTCGGCCTCGCCGGCGCCAATGTCGGCACCTACCGGCAGCAGCTTGAAGCAATCCTGCCGTTCAGCATCAGTCGCGTCGAGACCGATGCCGAGATCGCGCTGGAAGGCGCGGTCGGGTCGGGCGACGGCGCCATGGCTATCCTCGGCACCGGTACCGCCTATATGGCGCGCCGGAACGGCACGTCGCGCGCGATCGGCGGCTGGGGGTTCCAGGTCGGCGACCAGGGCAGCGGCGCTCGCATCGGCCGTGACCTTCTGGAGCAGACGCTGCTTGCCTATGACGGCGTCCGCGAGGGTTCACCGCTGACACAGAGCATGCTCGCCGTTTTCCGCGACAATCCGGAGGACGTGGTCGAATTCACCACCAATGCCAAGCCCGGCGATTTCGGCGGCTTCGCGCCCAAGGTGTTCGAGCACGCGGTGAAAGGCGACATCGTCGCCAACTGGATCCTCGACAAGTCAATCGCCGATGTCGAAGCCTCGCTCGGCGCGCTCGATCTCGCTGACGATGCGCCGCTCTGCCTGCTCGGCGGTCTGGCGCCGCTCTACGCGCCGCGTCTGTCGGCACGCTACCGCGCGCTGTTGAAGCCGCCGCTCGACGATGCGCTGGGTGGTGCGGTGCAGATGGCGGCCCGTCTGTTCGCCAAGGCGGAGGCGGCTCGATGA
- a CDS encoding ABC transporter ATP-binding protein/permease has translation MSEAKPKSKPADGVKPGGAPSPHQRKPRRSTPPDEKSREETPRQKKPRGKKASIVEAAASEMVCEAPPPEAVEPDPELTAEETEQARKKYLLRRFWISGRGYWGRHGDKLGWPLTIGLLILIGVNVGFQYGINVWNRAIFDAIEKRDAHTVYFLSAVFVPLVLGSMSLVVTQVYLRMTMQRRWRSWLTTSVVARWLANGRYYQLNLVKGDHQNPEARLSEDLRVATESPVDFVAGVVSAFLSASTFIVVLWTIGGALSFTLGGSTFTVPGFLVITAVLYAAITSTSMFLIGRDFVQLSEKKNQSEAEFRYVLTRVRENGESIALLGGEEEERSGIDKTFAGVLKQWALLTGQHMRTAVVSQGSSLFAPVVPVLLCAPKFLEGSMTLGQVMQAASAFAIVQGAFGWLVDNYPRLADWNASARRIASLMMSLDGLERAEQSEELGRIKQGETKGEAMLSLDNLSVTLDDGTSVVKETEVVVEPGERLLVSGESGSGKSTLVRAIAGLWPWGSGSVNFHPDKRLFMLPQRPYIPSGTLRRVVAYPAAANNWKLEQIKVALDKVGLGYLAGRIKEEAPWDQTLSGGEKQRVAFARLLLHSPDIVVLDEATSALDEKSQDQMMETVIRELPEVTIVSVAHRAELEAFHTRKITLERRKGGAKLVGDIDLVPRNRKRNLIQRALWGSGTRIEKPRKLN, from the coding sequence ATGTCCGAGGCGAAACCCAAATCGAAACCGGCCGACGGTGTTAAACCGGGCGGCGCCCCCAGCCCGCATCAGCGAAAGCCGCGGCGATCAACGCCGCCTGACGAGAAGTCGCGCGAAGAAACTCCACGCCAAAAGAAGCCACGCGGTAAGAAGGCATCGATCGTCGAAGCGGCCGCGTCCGAAATGGTCTGCGAAGCTCCGCCACCGGAAGCCGTCGAACCCGATCCGGAATTGACGGCCGAGGAAACCGAGCAGGCGCGCAAGAAATACCTGCTGCGGCGTTTCTGGATCAGCGGGCGTGGTTACTGGGGACGGCACGGCGACAAGCTCGGCTGGCCGCTGACCATAGGGCTGCTGATCCTGATCGGCGTCAATGTCGGCTTCCAGTACGGGATCAATGTCTGGAACCGTGCCATCTTCGACGCCATCGAGAAGCGTGACGCCCACACCGTTTACTTTCTAAGCGCCGTGTTCGTGCCACTCGTGCTTGGCAGCATGAGCCTTGTCGTCACGCAGGTCTATCTGCGCATGACGATGCAGCGCCGCTGGCGGTCGTGGCTGACGACGTCGGTCGTAGCGCGCTGGCTCGCCAATGGCCGCTACTACCAGCTGAACCTCGTGAAGGGCGACCACCAGAACCCCGAGGCCCGCCTTTCGGAGGACCTGCGCGTCGCCACGGAATCGCCCGTCGATTTTGTCGCCGGCGTCGTATCAGCCTTTCTGTCCGCCTCGACTTTCATCGTGGTGCTGTGGACGATCGGCGGGGCCTTGAGCTTCACATTGGGCGGCTCGACCTTCACCGTGCCCGGCTTCCTCGTCATCACCGCGGTGCTTTATGCCGCCATCACCTCCACCTCGATGTTCCTCATCGGCCGCGATTTTGTTCAGCTCTCCGAGAAGAAGAACCAGTCGGAGGCCGAATTCCGCTACGTGCTGACGCGCGTGCGCGAAAACGGCGAGAGCATCGCCTTGCTCGGCGGTGAAGAGGAGGAACGCAGCGGCATCGACAAGACCTTTGCCGGCGTGCTCAAGCAATGGGCATTGCTGACCGGCCAGCACATGCGCACGGCGGTGGTCTCTCAAGGGTCCAGCCTGTTTGCGCCGGTCGTGCCGGTGCTGCTGTGCGCGCCAAAGTTCCTCGAAGGCTCGATGACGCTTGGTCAGGTGATGCAGGCGGCTTCCGCCTTTGCCATCGTGCAGGGTGCCTTCGGCTGGTTGGTCGACAATTATCCGCGCCTTGCCGACTGGAACGCGTCGGCACGGCGCATCGCCTCGCTGATGATGTCGCTCGACGGACTCGAGCGCGCCGAACAGAGCGAAGAGCTCGGGCGCATCAAGCAAGGCGAGACCAAGGGGGAAGCGATGCTCTCCCTCGACAATCTCTCCGTGACACTCGACGACGGCACGTCCGTGGTCAAGGAAACCGAGGTCGTGGTCGAACCGGGCGAGCGCCTGCTGGTGTCCGGCGAATCAGGCTCGGGCAAGTCGACGCTGGTGCGAGCGATCGCAGGCCTGTGGCCATGGGGAAGCGGCAGCGTCAATTTCCATCCCGACAAGCGATTGTTCATGCTGCCGCAGCGGCCTTACATCCCTTCCGGGACGTTGCGCCGGGTGGTCGCCTACCCCGCTGCCGCCAACAACTGGAAGCTCGAACAGATCAAGGTCGCCCTCGACAAGGTCGGCCTCGGCTACCTCGCCGGCCGGATCAAGGAGGAAGCGCCCTGGGACCAGACCCTGTCGGGCGGCGAAAAGCAGCGGGTCGCCTTCGCGCGTCTCCTCTTGCATAGTCCCGATATCGTCGTGCTGGACGAGGCGACCTCAGCGCTGGACGAAAAGAGCCAGGACCAGATGATGGAAACGGTGATCCGTGAACTGCCCGAGGTCACCATCGTCAGCGTGGCGCACCGCGCCGAACTGGAAGCCTTCCATACCCGCAAGATCACGCTGGAGCGCCGCAAGGGTGGCGCAAAACTGGTAGGGGATATCGACCTTGTGCCCCGCAACCGCAAACGCAACCTGATCCAGCGCGCCTTGTGGGGTTCCGGCACCAGGATCGAAAAGCCGCGCAAGCTGAATTAA
- a CDS encoding N-acetylmuramic acid 6-phosphate etherase, whose product MAETRTEALHQNARGLDIQAPDAILSSLADAQIEAAKAVRGAIPAIARAAEVIANRLNSGGKLAYAAAGSSGLMALADALELPGTFGIQRDRIAILIAGGDDAFKTLAGGPEDDTDEASAAVANAGIGKGDCLIAISASGSTPYAVRAIEDARRRGAATIGIANNKDTPLLRLADVAILLETPPEVIAGSTRMGAGTAQKIALNMLSTLTAIHLGHVHDGYMVNLMADNIKLRDRAARIVAAISGRGKDDAARLLEKSGGAVKTAILLAAGAASADAAEKILEGTGQKLRPALSAIEGSKGPKTPVLIKTEPEKGQQGD is encoded by the coding sequence ATGGCCGAAACGCGCACAGAAGCGCTTCACCAGAATGCCAGGGGTCTGGATATCCAGGCCCCGGACGCCATCCTTTCCTCGCTCGCCGATGCGCAGATCGAGGCCGCCAAGGCCGTGCGCGGCGCCATTCCAGCCATTGCCCGTGCCGCCGAAGTGATCGCGAACCGCCTGAACAGTGGTGGCAAGCTCGCTTATGCCGCCGCCGGCAGTTCCGGCCTGATGGCGCTGGCCGATGCGCTGGAACTGCCCGGCACGTTCGGCATCCAGAGGGACCGCATCGCCATCCTGATCGCAGGCGGCGACGACGCCTTCAAGACTCTTGCCGGCGGCCCGGAGGACGACACCGACGAAGCCTCGGCTGCCGTCGCAAATGCAGGCATCGGCAAGGGTGACTGCCTGATCGCCATCTCCGCCAGCGGCTCGACACCCTATGCGGTCAGGGCCATCGAGGACGCACGGCGCCGTGGCGCGGCAACCATTGGCATCGCCAACAACAAGGACACGCCACTGCTGCGACTGGCTGACGTCGCCATCCTGCTCGAAACGCCGCCGGAGGTGATCGCCGGCTCGACGCGCATGGGTGCCGGCACCGCCCAGAAGATCGCGCTCAACATGCTGTCGACGCTGACCGCCATCCATCTTGGCCATGTGCATGACGGCTACATGGTCAACCTCATGGCCGACAACATCAAGCTGCGCGACCGCGCGGCGCGCATCGTGGCCGCCATCAGCGGGCGAGGCAAGGACGACGCGGCGCGGCTGCTGGAAAAGAGCGGCGGCGCGGTCAAGACAGCCATTCTGCTCGCCGCCGGCGCCGCCAGCGCCGACGCGGCCGAGAAGATACTGGAAGGGACCGGCCAGAAGCTGCGGCCCGCCCTTTCCGCGATCGAGGGGAGCAAGGGACCAAAAACCCCTGTTCTCATCAAAACCGAACCTGAAAAAGGTCAACAGGGAGACTGA